In Engraulis encrasicolus isolate BLACKSEA-1 chromosome 24, IST_EnEncr_1.0, whole genome shotgun sequence, a single genomic region encodes these proteins:
- the znf451 gene encoding E3 SUMO-protein ligase ZNF451 isoform X2, with the protein MSSDAVDVDDVEDDDVEFVSEGPLRPVLEFIDLSSDDDKESSEIARADVKAEDEVDQHKAQVTSTLDRLARKVAAEKQERADKCKAFKRKVISQQAHGRQELAFSDGNGEGHDAKRCVDMWLKMPGVKPGVINNGGGWRRRSAASAAMFKASPQTCPVINCGRVYENKALLEGHLIRFDHSPCDPSILLKGNPSVQFACVACGSYFDTKDSWRTHQQAKISSSNPGNHRSSQTCQQMVAFACPSCCLLFNIKEECHQHMTEKDHFTECIRGFASKDVATPVPVPRYAKNRLIALCKDVTSSVRCSGCKKRLASHMEARAHFNVHCRNATAMAVAEQTVAEVMRQRMGVLGRCTACPKLFHKPFQMDEHKQQTAHHVELTGCMEKALLHYSDVQETLQLAGRAPGAPAAGSSTPGAGPSKRARGQTESPQGSSQDTPAKRKKRTASADGGLPGSGGGVELTTVWSCECGQRFPEEAQATAHLLAVNQVFHKCAVCGKLMGEASITRLHMSRFHGGAHLSNFLLHCRPCRLDLPRMQDIMAHVAAEHQGHTFYLEKQEEAIAAAGVGAGGKAQIHPLLDEAASTSSGGGGGAGAASAASASPLPDQQTWLCRMCEELFETEAAVQAHCGDMAAHSFQRLACALCPQKFFKEATLRRHVFTEHQSLEPAAATRYFCGLCDSMLFDTEDEFQQHYSSIHAKDYYCLEPAPQPSTSTATSTSTGTTAASPATARTTAKRHTEPHPEHQKRQRQQQQQQQRAPAAAAAAVVVEDDDDADPDSTTSDPDGLCGCMAVELPKEGAKAVYTRCMKQLASELKCFYSCGFCVQQAPSYAQIKTHVHTKHSTAVAKHAANATPNKGFSVVCGTCSEKHDDVPAFHSHYHAQHCPLEPCASARSQIPDEEVVETVEASTSAKILHAQEILPEKNAEEFQDVKRAMSIVSPLKEDKKSDDESDEELKRALALSEEEAKKPTPFDNDTCMQEHDPKIELEEALRRSLEEF; encoded by the exons ATGTCTTCGGATGCGGTCGATGTGGATGATGTGGAGGATGATGATGTGGAGTTCGTATCC GAAGGTCCTCTCAGGCCCGTGCTGGAGTTCATTGACCTCTCCAGTGATGATGACAAAGAGTCTTCAGAAATCGCACGCGCCGATGTAAAG GCCGAGGATGAGGTTGACCAGCACAAAGCCCAGGTCACCTCGACGTTGGACAGACTTGCACGGAAAGTGGCTGCTGAAAAACAAGAGAGAGCTGACAAGTGCAAGGCCTTCAAG AGGAAGGTGATTTCACAACAGGCTCATGGCAGACAAGAGCTGGCATTCAGTGACGGCAATGGAGAGGGCCATGACGCCAAGCGCTGCGTTGACATGTGGCTAAAGATGCCGG GGGTGAAGCCGGGCGTCATCAACaatggaggagggtggaggagacgGTCGGCAGCCTCGGCTGCCATGTTCAAGGCCAGCCCTCAGACCTGCCCCGTCATCAACTGCGGACGCGTCTACGAGAACAAGGCACTCCTGGAGGGACACCTCATCAG GTTTGACCACTCTCCCTGTGACCCCAGCATCCTCTTGAAGGGGAATCCTTCTGTTCAATTTGCATGTGTCGCCTGTGGCTCCTACTTTGACACCAAAGACTCCTGGAGGACGCATCAACAGGCCAAG ATATCCTCATCCAACCCTGGGAATCATAGGAGCTCCCAGACGTGTCAGCAGATGGTAGCCTTTGCATGTCCATCCTGTTGCCTCCTCTTCAACATCAAGGAAGAGTGCCATCAGCATATGACGGAGAAAGACCACTTCACAGAGTGCATTAGAGGCtttg CTTCCAAAGATGTGGCCACGCCTGTACCTGTCCCCCGCTACGCCAAGAACCGCCTCATCGCGCTCTGCAAGGACGTGACCTCCAGCGTCCGATGCTCGGGGTGCAAAAAACGCCTGGCGTCGCACATGGAGGCACGGGCACATTTCAA TGTGCACTGCCGGAACGCCACAGCCATGGCGGTAGCGGAGCAGACGGTCGCCGAGGTGATGCGGCAGCGCATGGGCGTCCTGGGCCGCTGCACGGCCTGTCCCAAGCTCTTCCACAAGCCCTTCCAGATGGACGAGCACAAGCAACAGACGGCGCATCACGTGGAGCTGACGGGCTGCATGGAGAAAGCCCTGCTGCACTACAGCGATGTGCAGGAGACCCTGCAGCTGGCCGGCAGGGCTCCAGGAGCCCCGGCAGCAGGATCGTCCACCCCAGGCGCAGGGCCGTCCAAGCGGGCCAGGGGGCAAACGGAGTCCCCTCAGGGGAGCAGCCAGGACACCCCTGCCAAGCGGAAGAAGCGAACAGCCTCGGCTGACGGAGGCTTGCCTGGGTCAGGTGGTGGTGTTGAGCTGACCACGGTGTGGAGTTGCGAGTGTGGCCAGCGCTTCCCCGAGGAGGCGCAGGCCACCGCGCACCTGCTGGCGGTCAACCAGGTGTTCCACAAGTGCGCCGTCTGCGGCAAGCTGATGGGCGAGGCGTCCATCACCCGGCTGCACATGAGCCGCTTCCACGGCGGCGCGCACCTCTCCAACTTCCTGCTGCACTGCCGGCCGTGCCGCCTGGACCTGCCGCGCATGCAGGACATCATGGCGCACGTGGCCGCCGAGCACCAGGGACACACCTTCTACCTGGAGAAACAGGAAGAGGCCATAGCAGCGGCGGGGGTAGGGGCGGGCGGTAAAGCCCAGATACACCCTCTCCTGGATGAAGCCGCCTCCACCAgctctgggggtgggggtggtgcagGGGCGGCGTCGGCGGCGTCTGCCTCTCCACTGCCCGACCAGCAGACGTGGCTGTGCCGCATGTGTGAGGAGCTGTTCGAGACGGAGGCGGCGGTACAGGCCCACTGCGGTGACATGGCGGCCCACAGCTTCCAGCGGCTGGCGTGCGCCCTCTGCCCCCAGAAGTTCTTCAAG GAAGCCACGTTGCGGAGGCACGTCTTCACGGAGCACCAGAGCCTGGAGCCGGCAGCCGCCACACGTTACTTCTGCGGCCTGTGTGACAGCATGCTGTTCGACACAGAGGACGAGTTCCAGCAGCACTACAGCAGCATACACGCCAAGGATTACTACTGTCTGGAACCCGCACCGCAGCCCAGCACATCCACAGCCACATCCACATCTACAGGCACCACAGCCGCATCTCCAGCCACAGCCAGGACGACAGCAAAGCGGCATACAGA GCCTCATCCGGAGCATCAGAAGCGTcagcgtcagcagcagcagcagcagcagagggccccagcagcagcagcagcagccgtggtGGTGGAGGATGACGACGACGCAGACCCGGACTCCACCACCAGCGACCCGGACGGCCTGTGTGGCTGCATGGCCGTGGAGCTGCCCAAGGAGGGGGCGAAGGCCGTCTACACGCGCTGCATGAAGCAGCTAGCTAGCGAGCTCAAGTGCTTCTACTCCTGCGGGTTCTGCGTCCAGCAGGCCCCGTCTTACGCACAGATCAAGACGCACGTGCACACCAAGCACAGCACCGCGGTGGCCAAGCACGCCGCCAACGCCACCCCCAACAAAGGCTTCTCGGTGGTCTGCGGGACGTGCTCGGAGAAACACGATGACGTGCCAGCCTTCCACAGCCACTATCATGCACAGCACTGCCCCCTGGAGCCATGTGCCAGCGCGCGCAGCCAGATCCCAGATGAGGAGGTAGTGGAGACAGTGGAGGCCTCAACTAGTGCCAAGATACTGCACGCTCAGGAGATACTGCCGGAGAAGAATG CAGAAGAATTTCAAGACGTGAAACGGGCCATGTCAATTGTCTCTCCTTTGAAAGAAGACAAGAAATCTGACG ACGAGTCTGATGAGGAGCTGAAGCGTGCTCTGGCCCTGAGTGAAGAAGAAGCAAAGAAGCCTACCCCCTTTGATAATG acacatgcatgcaagagCATGACCCCAAAATAG aatTGGAAGAAGCTCTAAGAAGAAGTTTGGAAGAGTTCTAA